The sequence below is a genomic window from Pseudomonas cremoricolorata.
GTGCCAGTGGGCACGTGCGGCGGCGATGTCCGCGTCGATCGCCGACTTGAGCGCCTCGAGCGAGGCGAAACGCTGCTCTTCGCGCAGCTTGTGGTGAAATTGCACAGCCAGACGCCGGTCGTAGAGATCACCGGCAAAATCCAGCAGATGGATTTCCAGGTGGGGTCGGCCGTCGCCGGCGACACTTGGGCGCACGCCGATGTTGGCGATGCCCGGCCAATGCTTGCCGTCGATCTCGGCGCTGGTCAGGTAGACCCCCGACAGCGGCACGTGGCGGCGCTTGAGCTGGATGTTGGCAGTGGGCGTGCCCAACTGGCGCGCCAGTTTCTGGCCATGCAGCACCCGCCCGCAAATACGGTACGGGCGGCCGAGCAGATCAGCTGCGAGTTCGAAGTCGGCCTCGGCCAGCGCCTTGCGAACCTGCGTGCTGCTGACGCGCATGCCGTCCTGCACCACGGTTTGCGCGGCTTCGACGCTGAAGCCGTGCTGGCGGCCCATGTCGCTGAGGAAAGCGAAATCCCCCGCGCGGTCGCAGCCAAAACGGAAATCGTCACCCACTTCCAGGTGACGCACATCCAGCCCCTTGACCATGATCGCGTCGACGAACTCGCTGGCGCCGAGCGCGCTGAGTTGCTGATTGAAGGCCAGGCACAGCACCTGGTCGACGCCTTCGGCCTGCAGCAGCTCGATCTTGTCGCGCAGCCGCGCAAGGCGCGCCGGGGCCGAGTCAGGGGCGAAATATTCACGCGGCTGCGGCTCGAAGATCACCACGCAGGTCGGCAGACCCAGCGCCTGACCACGCTCACGCAGACGCCCCAGGATAGCCTGGTGGCCACGGTGAACCCCGTCGAAGTTGCCAATGGTGGCGACACAGCCCCGGTGCTCGGGGCGAAGGTTGTGAAGACCTCGAACCAGCTGCATAGCGCGCTTCTTGCTCATAAAGTGGTCGATTATAACCACACCCGGACGCTGGCGACAGACAGCAGCATCCGCAGGTGGCATTGACGATGAAAATCCGATGCCTGACCTGTCCAGGCCTCAGTGCAGCGCCTTGCGTGCGAAGTGCCGCGGACGCATGCCACACAGCAGCAGACAGCCAAAATAGCTCACCACACCGGCCACGATCAGCGCCCCCAGACGCAGGAACCGCTCAGCCATG
It includes:
- the ribF gene encoding bifunctional riboflavin kinase/FAD synthetase, with the translated sequence MQLVRGLHNLRPEHRGCVATIGNFDGVHRGHQAILGRLRERGQALGLPTCVVIFEPQPREYFAPDSAPARLARLRDKIELLQAEGVDQVLCLAFNQQLSALGASEFVDAIMVKGLDVRHLEVGDDFRFGCDRAGDFAFLSDMGRQHGFSVEAAQTVVQDGMRVSSTQVRKALAEADFELAADLLGRPYRICGRVLHGQKLARQLGTPTANIQLKRRHVPLSGVYLTSAEIDGKHWPGIANIGVRPSVAGDGRPHLEIHLLDFAGDLYDRRLAVQFHHKLREEQRFASLEALKSAIDADIAAARAHWHAQPLTKSLK